One Candidatus Omnitrophota bacterium genomic region harbors:
- a CDS encoding phosphate ABC transporter substrate-binding protein — translation MLKKMWLILITLAFSTSAFAASGKNSIQIKGSDTMVNLGQAWAEKYMEKNPGDFVAITGGGSGTGFSSLISNTCDIAMTSRNIKEKEIALANQKGINPNEIKVALDGLAVVVNSANSVGKLTIDQLAGIFTGRISNWKEVGGKDEKIVILSREVNSGTHVYFKEHVLRKLDPNSKEEFAPSALMLSSSQAIADEVAGNSAAIGYYGMGYISPKQKPVAVAKDEKSEYVTPTIENVINGTYPISRPLFLYTNGVPAGLVKKFVDFILSKEGQDIVLATDFVPINK, via the coding sequence ATGCTTAAAAAGATGTGGTTGATTTTGATAACGCTTGCATTCTCAACTTCCGCGTTTGCCGCGTCCGGTAAGAATTCTATTCAAATCAAAGGCTCCGATACAATGGTAAACCTGGGACAAGCGTGGGCTGAGAAGTACATGGAGAAAAATCCAGGCGATTTCGTTGCTATTACAGGCGGTGGTTCCGGAACCGGCTTTTCCAGTTTGATCAGCAATACGTGCGATATTGCGATGACCTCAAGAAATATAAAAGAAAAAGAAATCGCTCTCGCCAATCAGAAGGGAATAAACCCCAATGAAATAAAAGTAGCCTTGGACGGCCTCGCGGTAGTAGTAAACTCCGCTAATTCAGTAGGCAAGCTTACTATCGATCAGTTAGCAGGAATTTTTACCGGAAGGATATCTAATTGGAAAGAAGTAGGCGGTAAAGATGAAAAGATCGTGATACTTTCGCGTGAGGTCAATTCCGGTACCCACGTTTATTTTAAAGAGCATGTTTTGCGAAAATTAGACCCGAACAGCAAAGAAGAATTTGCGCCTAGCGCATTAATGCTTTCTTCGTCCCAGGCTATTGCCGATGAAGTAGCCGGTAATTCTGCCGCAATAGGATATTATGGAATGGGATATATTTCGCCAAAACAGAAACCGGTTGCCGTAGCAAAAGACGAAAAATCAGAGTATGTTACTCCGACAATCGAAAATGTTATAAATGGCACATATCCTATATCAAGGCCGCTCTTTTTATACACCAATGGTGTGCCGGCAGGGTTAGTAAAGAAGTTTGTAGACTTTATACTTTCAAAGGAGGGTCAGGATATTGTCTTGGCTACGGATTTCGTTCCCATAAACAAATAA